TCAAGTGAGACAGCAATCCTAAGCACATCTCCTTGGAAGTGCGatttactgaaatcaatggtaccttcttgAAAGTAAATGTGACTGGGATCAGGTTTTACCCAGTTGACTGGGAATAAGGCCCAtggaactcaataggacttatgtTTGTGTAGACAtttgtaggattgcattgttaatgtgTTTAGGAATAAGAGGCTAGTCCTCCCAAGATGTTTGATTTTCAAAAACTAGCAATCTAgttttgcagcacaatcctatacatagttACTCAAAAGGAAATCCCAGggcattcaatagggcttactccctagtatgtgtttgtgtttgcaGTTTGAGTAGTAATCCCTActaaatttattttcaaatcaaTGTGCTCAGTATTGACTTACCTGTATTGTTAGTTGCTCCTCTTTCCTAGTTGACCCAATTTACATGACATGTTTATGGTTTCCCTAGATCTTCCAATAATTGGGAGCTGTATTTACCTGTATGGAGCTAGATGATATATTATTCTAGAGAGAGACAACAGAAAGATATATGGCTTTGTTTTAACAGTCTAGATATCTTGTGTTTGTTGCTATGTCTAATGTACAGACAGAGCATTTTCCAGAAATAGTTTGGAGATTTTGTTTGCATTGTGTAGGCTTTCCAAATGCAAGATATACAGATAATGCAGGTGAAGATGGATAGGTTTCCCCCTGAAATAGTGATGCAGCAATATTGTTTTGTAATCAACAGAACTGTGTAGAAGGGAATGGTGGAGAAAATTTGTGCAACATTTGGCTCTAGAGTTTTAGAAAAGATAAAGCAGGGACACCCTCAAAGGCCACATTTGATTCAAAGTGCAGAATCAGTCTGAATGATGAATGGATGGAAGCAATTTTTAAAGACTGAGGAAATGAAGAGCAGAATAACTCTGGGACAACACTTCCATTGTTATCTGTAGTTAAAGACTTTACATGAAATTGTTGGTAGTCTCAAGGAAGTCCATTCCCCAAAAAAACTCCTTTTATTCTTACTAGCCTCATTCAAGCAGCTCTTTTGCAGTCTTTTCAGTGGCCATCTGCAAAATCAGAGAAAACTCCCtcaagatagaatcatagaatagtagagttggaaggggcttataaggctatcaagtccatccccctgctcaatgcagttaaCATCCTTTGGTATCTGTCTATATATTTCACACTTTCATCCAGTCATTTCTTGCTGCACTGCTTGGCAAAATGACTGAAAGCCAAGCTAAGGTTGGGAAAGTTACTAGATTATTTCAGAAATATTTCTGTCACTGAATCCACTTTGATAACCACACCTCTCACTTTAGTATCCACATTCCTCAGTTTGGTTTACTCAGGCTTTGCCCTGACACTATCAAAAGGAAACTCAATTCCAATAAATTTGCTTGACAAATTGTGTAGTCCAAAGAAGAAATATGTAAACTTCTCTtccaaaaaatatttcaaaaggaagattatatttatatttagaaATTGCAAGTTTCCAAAAGGGATTTGTGATTGTGTTTCTGAAACATTAATCAATCAAGCCAAAAAGTAAATCTCTTTTGAATGTGAGAGAGTTCCAAATACACTGTGATGTCACATAGGGATCTGCTGttcaaagtggggtggggggagtcaaaTATTCCACTGGGCATGCCCAAACCTTTTCATGtgcctaaagtagctctttgggtTTTGGCCAATGTATTTAGAACCATGATATAAAATGGCAGTTGTAACTATACTTACTTGAAAATAAATTCCACTGGGATGAATAGGGCTTTCCAAGTACATATGCTGATTACTGTCTATTGATATCCAAAAGGGAAAATATAATACCGTCAAAATCAAATTGTTGAATATGACATAATATTGAACTTTTTCAGGCAACCATTCCCCCCCAAAATACTCCTTTTATTCTTACTAGCCTCCTTCAAGCATCTCTTTTGCAGTCTTTTCAGTGGCCACCTGCAAAATCAGAGAAAACTTCCTCaagatagaataatagaatagcagatttggaaggggcttataaggccatcaagtccaaccccctgctgtgGAATTGTGGAAGGAGGGAGTCAGTGCTCTATCCCTGCTATGAGTTCTGCAGGTTCATCTGATTGTTGTACAAAGCCTATGTGGGTAGAGCTTATATGCATAAAGTTTTTCCATGCAATAGGGAACTTTTAAAATGCATGGAGAGATTACACACAGAGAGGCTATGCATGTTCAAGTGGTACACATTTATCAGATGAATGTGCAGAGATCAGGATTAGGTACAGCAGTCATGTTCTCAACTCTCCTCCATGCATTCATGGCCATCTGAAGCATCTCTAGTGTTTGTCCAAAACTGATTTTCGATACTGGTGTTATATAACAATGATAAATACATATTTCATGATGCTGAAGGGCATTTAGTGTTAAAGGGCAtttctaaatgaggcttttatcccacagctttactggggcttctacttctggattctttgcaggattgagATCTGCTTCTTTACACATGCctttttccaggggtgggggagttctctctgcccttctctgcatttcattatacaaccactagatgacaCTGCAGTATAGTAGAATTGCACTTTTCCATGCAGCTTCTATggcaggaagaaagaaaatatcAGCGTTTCCTTGTTATGAAAAAAAGTAGCAttaatggttgcaaagaacaggagatgccctggaggatgaagatgtcatctaaaggactcacaaactaccatgagtaagcaatcacgagcacacaataaaagccttgtgtagaaatgcccaGAAGAACTTTTTTCATTTAAGGTTCAAAATGCACCGTTCAGATTGAAGAAATTTGAAATTAATATTCCTTTGGATAGGTTTaattaagaaaaagaaatctttggatttcattatgatgatgatacagactgtgtatcatcatcatcatcatagaccTATATCTAGGGATGGCagaattttgtgaaatccatcccacaTGTGTTTCATAGATCATGTAGTGTTGTTCGTTCCAGGATCCATTCACAGACAGacctgatttttttcccctgttatgcaaaaaaatacgcaaataattccataaaaaagTTTGCAGCAATTTACATAAgttatgttagtacataacatttagcgtattgtcGCCCCATTCCATTTAACTTTTTCCTGcacatattttccagcatggcatatgtctcagcagaatttttcatattttctgtgaatgaatttgcataaactttgggaaagtaaaaaaaaatccagaaagtgtgtgtgtgtgtgtgtgtgtgtgtgtgtgtttgtgtgtgtatgtgtgtgtatgtatgtatatatatatatatatatatatatatatatatatatatatatatcaatcctGGGGAGACCAGTCCACAGCGGAATCCGCagatcagattcttagaaatccaaactcatttttgTTCATCTCAAATTTCTCCTCTATCCCTACTTATACCTCTTTCATGCTAGATACATTTATCTGTAGGCATCCTGAGTATTTTAGGGAAAGCTTTCCCCATGTGTATGAGGATTCACCAATGAATCCCTTCTATGGTTACCATCAATAGCAGATGAGAGGCTGAGTTCAGCAAGAAGCAGGTCTGTGGTAGCCCCAATTCTTTGGAAGTCTCTCCCATTGGAGGTGCGTGAGCCACAGCCTTTCCTCTGCAATCTCGAAGCCAGTTAAAATGCTTTTGTTTCTAACCAGTACTTTGGGTGagctttttagagcagggaaaatgtggcttttaattgtgaaagtgaaaggaaatgtgactgtgatgttcagctgccttatatgccatTATATTTGTGAAGttgttgtttatattatgcaGGTTTGAATATATGTCTTTAAAAGAGTTTAAAATACGTACAGTTCCAGGACATAAGTAGGTCTAAATGTACTTACAGTCTGGCTgacaggagcagacagaagtGTATGATTATGTGAAGAGTAGTAGATGAATATATGTGTGTTAGATTATATGGTGTGAAGGGATTGATAGGCAGATACTGGATAAGAAAGATTTATGTGGAATATTGTGTTGGGGATATAGATATTTATGATAAGGAACAGTAGAATTCCACAATGAAACCTTTTAAGAGAGAATTTACAGAAACCAATATGCattgaaccttgtaaccatatgcactGTAACCGAGGAAACCATCAAGCTTGTTTACATGCAATTACTTctattaataaattccaattaatttgaACAACTGGTTCAAATCTATCAGTAACAACAGGCACCACTCTCCTGGGATGGACACAGGACACCTTCCATAAGCTGCaatcagcaccctggatagctccacAGAAACAAAGCATACTCATGGGCTTGCAATATACAATATTGCTAATATTGTGTTGGTTCAAATCAATATGGCAGATTAACCTGGCATTCCATGGGCTAAGAAAAGATTATTAGTTTAGAAGATAAACAATTAATTAACAATAACACACCACTTCCCTGACAATATGCACACACAATCACTgtacaaataaatatagtaaatatacAGAAGCATAAGAAAATTCAGTGGAGCTGAAACTATGTTtcctttactgttttaaactgcaCTGAAATTAATATAGAATGCCATAATTTAAATATGAGATCCCCCCCCGTAAATCATTCTCTTGTATTCCTTAAACAGCATGCAATCTCTGAAAGGTCTTTACATGATTTGATAAGGAAGTGAAAAAGACAATTGAATGAGCAGATTTCTTCATATTGTTGTCTTTGATTATATTTGCTTTGTGAATGGATTTATAAAGAAGAATTTCACAGAACTGGTGCAGAGCACAGTGGGGACGGCTTCTAACCTActccacaacccatggcttgtccctgtgcctgtttgcattctctttccctccttattgtttactacaactttattagattgtaagcctatgcggcagggtcttgctatttactgtgtggtctgtgcagcaccatgtacatcgatggtgctatatatataaataataataacaataataatagtaggGGTTGTGGGATGGATTCAAAGTCAGATTTGGTCAATGCAGCATGGCTACGTAAGCAAATGGCACATGCACAGGGGAAACAAGCTTCAGTGTGTAGTTTCCCCCACTGCTTGTATGAACAACCCCAAACAGTATTCTGCTAAAGCTTAACAAATTTcaggcccagttcacatgattgCAGTTGGCGAAATAAGCCCTGGTGATTTATTTTTCTACTGCGCATACTGGTCACATGCCAGGGGGATTAGCATAATTCCATTGGGAGTGTGGCTTGTCTTGTCATGTGAACTtaggatggcttgttgccatggttaacaagccacctcagaaccctacaacagcccaagGGTtcttggtggcttgttaaccatggcaacaagccaccctggctgggttctCACAACAAGCTGTactgccaagggtaattatgctaatctccCCAGTATGTGACCAGCATGTGCAAGGTTAATCATCCAGTGAAATATCACTGTTGGGCCTAATTCTTAATTGCCATCacaaaacaggattttttttccagatgtgTATGAAAATATAGTATGTGTATACATTTTTGTCTTGCAGTGACAAAAGGTGAAGAAGTACAAATATCTATGGTGAAACACTTTAGAATAGGCCTTGATGAGAACTACGAAATATCTGAAAAATGGTTTCTTGATGATTTGGAGATGATTGATGGAAAAGAGGCTGATGCTGTAAGTACTGCATTTTATTGTAAGGCTTGCTTTTCCTGCAGTCTATGACGTAATAGCTGGAGTGCAGGACTAATGTAAGAAGGTATTATGTTCAAATGGGATTATGGAATTTCAGGTTTGATATTTCACAGCACCTCCATACCATGTTTGCCCAACAATACAAAGTAAGTATGGAGCACAGAGGATGAGTGCCTGCCAATACCCCTATGCAGTTTATTTGAACTTCATAATGTTTATACCAGCCTTGTCTTCAAGCAGTGGCGGTTGCCAAAGGCTACATGGAATCACTTGCAGGCGGATGgtggaattccatgcaggcaagTGAGCAGGCTGGTGGAGGAGGGATGCTCCATTCTTCCTATCTGCCCAGCAAAGAAACCCAAGTGGGCTACCAGaaggagaaagccctctcctctGTGCTCAGCATAGAAAAACAGCAAGTTGCTGCAAAAGGAATCAAGGTCTTTGTCTCTCGTTGCCAACCCCCAGCAGATACTGAACATTTCTGCAGACCAGTAACTTTTGTGGGCTCATTTACAAGGGTagtttctaaacacacacacatacataataCTATTAAATATCAAtttaaaatgcacaaataaaCAATATATGAATTAATATATAAGTCAACAAAGTTAAATGGAAGACATGTAATTCAGgcaaggctggtggctcagatttcgaTGGGGCAGAGAttccatcctgggttttagttacaaccagccagaaggccaaaggatctatccaaggtgctgaaccctatccccaaaacgagtccagcacattggatagctcatttagacttctggctggttgtaactaaaacccagaatccAATCTCTGCcctaccgaaatcagagccacctccTGATGTAGCTTCTGAGAAACCAGGTTGCTCTGTGGGTGAAGAACTCACTGTTACAGCTATTAAGAATATTGTGTTGTGTTCATCCTTAGATTTCTGGAATTTAAGGGTGCTTTCATACGGAGGTGggggttgttgtttgtttgttttttgagtttCAGGTATGCTGAATCAGTTAGATGGGGATTGCGATAATCTCAGTGTGATCCCACTAGCAGGAAAACACTAACAGAAGCAGCAAAAGTGACATATTCCAAACTGTGTTTTCCCCAACATGCTACAAATTGACACCTCTTATATGTGCTACATTTCCCCTCACTCTCCATGTAATTCAGTTTTAGCACATTTTGAATAGCCAATTCGGCATGTGATGATATACTATTATAAATATAATTATTCTAACCTTGTGATCAAAATTGATAAGACTGTAAAACAGGATTCAGACAACTGCTCTGTAACATACCCAATTGTACCATGATTAGAATTCATTATATAAGAACCAATTCTGaatttgtgtgaactggcctTAACTATTGTACATAGAGTTGTTCTTGCATACCTGCTTTGACTGTATCCTGAGTTTTTGCAAGAGTGAATTGTCTTATAATTTTAACATAAATCCTGCATTATTTTGAGTTTAATTGTGGTCAGGTGATTCCCAAACAAAGACTAGCTTCAGTTGGCATGAGGTAAAAGATTTTAGCATTTTtcagaaaaatatgaaaacctCAAGCATTTTGGCAagagaagctgctctcccacaaaaAGACATGTTACCTATGTCTTTCACCCTTCCCTGATTAATGGCAGTACATATTTTAGGAGCAAATTATAACTATTCAAATCATTTTATTTCAGCAAAAATTCTGCTACCCATAGAAAGTGCATTCCATCCTCTTCTTAAAGAACTGACTCCATTTGTAAAAATTATTACCTCTCAGcattttgaaaatatttccaAAAACTATTTTGGTTTAATACATAGTTTATTAAGCCAAAGCTCCAATGCGTTTGAGTGCAGTACACTAAAGGCTTCAGAGACTATGATACAAGCATtaattattctttctttctttctttcttaggatAATCCATGGTTTGATATGCATTTCAAGAAAGTCTACAGTTGGGAAGCTTACAGCTGTGCATCTAAATATGCCTTCGCACGAACACTAAATAAGTTGAATGAGATGTACCTCCAGAAGGACTTGAAGATTGTGAACTTTGATTTCACTTACATCAATGAAGAGGCACTCTGGTCATCCAGCAATGGGGACTGTGTTGTACTTATGAGGATATGCTTCTATGCATCCAACCTTTTGTGTCTGTCTCTGTGCCCTCTGCCAGGCTGACTGTTATTATTTTCTCCAGATTTCGATAAAATTTAGaattaacaattttaaaaaagatagatATTAAGTACTGTCAAGGTTTCTATTTTTCATAACAGTTACAATTTTTAACTCAATCATTCTCTCAAAAATATAGTCTTGACCATATTTATCTGTTTAAATATTGATTTATTAACTATTCATTCAGCATCATGAAATgcatatttaggctgcaatcctttcagttgcctaggagtaagccccattatactaaatggggcttatttctgagtagacatgtaaaggattgcacttTAAGCCTACATCTACATGAAAATGTAGGTTAGTTTCAGACCAACCTAACTGTCCTGGCTTATTTGAAATAATCCTTGGAATTGTAATTTGGCATGGGGTGGTGATTTGGGAGGAAGAAGCTCCTCCCCTTTGCTACTGTGGAGCTTCTACCTCCAAAACCAGTGGAGTAGGGACAGCAAACCCAACATTAGTTATTGTTCCATATTTTTATTATGTCATTTATATGATTATTTTCCTTTTCTGCCACCTCTGGGGTTCCTAATACCCTAAAGCAGGGATTCTCAAACTTTCAACCCCCAAAACCTGCATGAGAAAACAGAAAATGACTGACACCCACCTGTCACAAAATAGTGACAGATGGAGGTGAAGTTTGGCATAATCAGCTGGCAATTGcagatattattttatattgctaTCTAATCCCTCTTTGAAAATGGATTAATTCTTTGCCACAATTCTTTCCTCGtaacagggagttccataattaagCTTTCCTTGAGTTAAGTACAGACATTGGCTCTGGATGTATCATTACTCAGCCTCCCCTTTCCAGGAAGAATTTGCTGATCTTGAGGCTTCAAGTTTGGGTTTCCAATATGATgttcatgggcaccaatgtgaccatggacacctctcttggcactcaccagcttccctgcctctcctgattttaattttatttattaagattatattaattatttttaactgggagATTGATATGCTGAAAAGCAAAGTACTGCCCTTTATTTGGGCACAAAATCTTTATTTTGGGTACAAAATCAAAAGAGtagtttttgtattttggagctcagacaaCACCTCTTGTCTCATACTTAGGTCCTTCAGCTAGTTACTTTTCtattagtctcaccagtttgccttctgggaaaacaGTGTTTTGTGATGGGCTAGGCCCCCTTCATGGCGGTTATTATATGATGCTGCCCATGTCACTCTCAGAATTCAAAACGCACCCTACCAACCCCCAAATCTCTGCTCTTAAGTAGAGAAAActgattattttgttttgtttttctccttcccccacatgcCTCTCAAAGTCTTCTTATTCATTTCCTCCTATAACAGCATCCTTCTTTTATCTTGTTCCTCTTTATTCCCagtaatagttgttgttgttaaaaggattAGCTTTATTCTCTAACCAACCACATGCAAAGAGGCACTGGGCATTCTGCAGCACTGAGGCCCACATGGCATATGGCTGAGACCCACTAGTGGGTTCCAATGCACAGTCTGAGAAACAGTGGCCTAGAGTGCAATGCATATGCACACTCCT
This genomic stretch from Elgaria multicarinata webbii isolate HBS135686 ecotype San Diego chromosome 10, rElgMul1.1.pri, whole genome shotgun sequence harbors:
- the EXOC1L gene encoding exocyst complex component 1-like; amino-acid sequence: MSSLVKEDLNKKLFKTLGQSLHEFIEVECTGQDRFYLCASVTKGEEVQISMVKHFRIGLDENYEISEKWFLDDLEMIDGKEADADNPWFDMHFKKVYSWEAYSCASKYAFARTLNKLNEMYLQKDLKIVNFDFTYINEEALWSSSNGDCVVLMRICFYASNLLCLSLCPLPG